In Desulfovibrio psychrotolerans, a single window of DNA contains:
- a CDS encoding ABC transporter ATP-binding protein, protein METGMEFVNVSYTWPGGKGLHAVNLAVAPGDFVMIAGPSGSGKSTLLRLAARLEEPESGVIRFQGTPLAEYAPPLLRRRIGFVQQTPVVAEGSVRDNLLLPFGFAVNRGEAKPDDEALRGWLERLALAGVRLEDDARALSVGQRQRLCIIRSLLLRPALLLMDEPTSALDRESRGIVERMAEELNAAGMTVLMVSHSEYCPVAVHRCLTVRDGRVEEAA, encoded by the coding sequence ATGGAAACGGGCATGGAGTTTGTCAACGTCTCATATACGTGGCCGGGCGGCAAGGGATTGCACGCGGTCAATCTGGCGGTTGCCCCGGGCGACTTTGTCATGATCGCCGGGCCTTCCGGTTCCGGCAAGTCCACCCTGCTGCGGCTGGCGGCACGGCTGGAGGAACCTGAATCCGGTGTTATCCGGTTTCAAGGAACGCCGCTCGCGGAATACGCGCCGCCCCTGCTGCGGCGGCGCATAGGGTTTGTCCAGCAGACCCCTGTTGTGGCGGAAGGGTCGGTGCGGGATAATCTGCTGCTGCCCTTCGGGTTCGCCGTAAACAGGGGAGAGGCAAAGCCGGATGACGAGGCCCTGCGCGGCTGGCTGGAGAGACTCGCTCTTGCCGGAGTGCGGCTGGAAGATGACGCGCGGGCTCTTTCCGTGGGGCAGCGGCAAAGGCTGTGCATCATCCGCTCGCTGCTGCTGCGGCCTGCGTTGCTCCTGATGGATGAACCCACCAGCGCGCTGGACAGGGAAAGCCGGGGGATTGTGGAACGCATGGCGGAAGAACTGAATGCGGCAGGTATGACCGTGCTCATGGTTTCCCATTCGGAGTATTGCCCCGTTGCCGTACACCGGTGCCTGACAGTACGGGACGGGCGGGTGGAGGAGGCCGCATGA